From Nguyenibacter vanlangensis, one genomic window encodes:
- the mutM gene encoding bifunctional DNA-formamidopyrimidine glycosylase/DNA-(apurinic or apyrimidinic site) lyase — MPELPEVETVMRGMRSHLDGRRIAQVAVRRADLRFPFPADLAARLRGARIVELARRAKYILLRLDSGQTMLLHLGMSGRVLLTPPGAANGFQDRHEHLAVTMEDGTHFGLVDPRRFGAVDLMPTSAETTHRLLAHLGPEPLGNDFSQHWLHQAIGRRRTTIKAALLDQGVVAGLGNIYVSEALYRAAIHPARLACSLTAREEAALVRGIRAVLRDAIAAGGSSLRDYVQTDGTLGYFQHEWRVYGRAGTGCPDCPGAPVCGGVVRLEQAGRSSYFCPMRQRPPDGTGRVAHAHEDVS; from the coding sequence ATGCCGGAACTCCCTGAAGTCGAAACAGTGATGCGCGGGATGCGATCGCATCTCGACGGCAGGCGGATCGCCCAGGTGGCGGTGCGCCGCGCCGACCTGCGCTTTCCCTTTCCCGCCGACCTGGCGGCCCGCCTGCGCGGCGCAAGAATCGTCGAACTGGCGCGGCGGGCGAAATATATCCTGCTGCGGCTGGATAGCGGACAGACCATGCTGCTGCATCTCGGCATGTCGGGCCGGGTGCTGCTGACGCCGCCGGGCGCAGCCAACGGCTTCCAGGACCGTCACGAGCATCTTGCCGTGACGATGGAGGACGGCACCCATTTCGGCCTGGTCGATCCCAGGCGCTTCGGCGCGGTGGACCTGATGCCGACATCGGCCGAGACCACCCATCGCCTGCTGGCGCATCTGGGGCCCGAACCGCTGGGCAACGATTTCTCGCAGCACTGGCTGCACCAGGCGATCGGGCGGCGGCGGACCACGATCAAGGCCGCGCTGCTGGACCAGGGAGTCGTGGCGGGGCTGGGGAACATCTACGTCTCCGAGGCCCTGTACCGCGCCGCGATCCACCCCGCCCGCCTGGCCTGTTCCCTGACCGCGCGCGAGGAAGCGGCCCTGGTGCGGGGGATCCGCGCCGTGCTGCGCGATGCGATCGCCGCCGGCGGGTCGTCCCTGCGCGACTATGTGCAGACGGACGGCACGCTGGGCTATTTCCAGCATGAATGGCGGGTCTATGGCCGGGCGGGCACCGGCTGTCCGGACTGTCCCGGCGCCCCCGTCTGCGGCGGCGTGGTCCGTCTGGAGCAGGCCGGACGGTCCAGCTATTTCTGTCCCATGCGCCAGCGCCCGCCCGACGGAACCGGGCGCGTGGCACATGCGCATGAAGACGTGTCTTGA
- the rpsT gene encoding 30S ribosomal protein S20 — MANTASARKRIRQNERRNARNTARVSRMRTFIKKVEAAIAAGNKDDAQAALRAAQPEMQRASGKGVVHANTVARKLSRLSARIKAIAAA; from the coding sequence ATGGCGAACACTGCTTCCGCGCGCAAGCGCATCCGACAGAACGAGCGCCGCAACGCGCGCAACACGGCACGCGTCTCGCGCATGCGCACCTTCATCAAGAAGGTCGAGGCGGCGATCGCGGCCGGCAACAAGGACGATGCCCAGGCCGCCCTGCGCGCCGCGCAGCCGGAAATGCAGCGCGCGTCGGGCAAGGGCGTCGTGCATGCCAACACGGTCGCGCGCAAGCTGTCCCGCCTGTCCGCGCGGATCAAGGCCATCGCTGCCGCGTAA